TCTGCAGGTAGATGGGCAGCAAGATTGCGCCGCCGAACAGGGCCATCATGGCGATCATCATGAGAAGGACGCCGAGGGTGAACATGGGGAAGCGGAAGGCACGCAGGTCCAGCAGGGGCGCGCCGCTGCGTTCAAGATGACGCTGCCGCCACGTGAACAGCGCCAGGCTGAGCGCCGAGACTGCCAGCGGCCACACCACTGCCGGGCTGCCGAAGCCTCCGGGACCGCTAGCCTGACTCAGGCCGTAGACAATGCCGCCGAAGCCCAGCGCCGACAGGGGCACCGACGTGAGGTCCAGCGTGATGCGCTGCCCCTCGCCGACGTTTTGCAAGGTGCGCGCTCCATAGGCGAGTGCGGCCAGGGCGATGGGCAGCACGAACAGAAACATCGCCCGCCACGAGAGCAGCTGCAAGATCAGGCCCGAGAGGGTGGGACCGATGGCCGGGGCCACAGAGATCACGATGCTGATGTTGCCCATCACCGCGCCGCGCCGCTCGGGCGGCACCAGCGTCAGCACAGTGGTCATGAGGAGGGGCACCATGATGGCCGTGCCCGATGCCTGAACGATGCGCGCAGCCAGCAGCACGCCGAATCCCGGCGCGACGCCCGCGAGCAGGGTACCCACGCTGAACAGCGTCATGGCGACGAAAAAGACCGTCCGGGTGGACAGGCGCTGCAGCAAGAAGCCCGTGGTGGGAATCACCACCGACATCGTGAGCATGAAGGCGGTGGACAGCCACTGCACCGTATTCGCGGCGACGTGCAGGTCTGTCATCAGGCGCGGCAGGGCCACGTTCATGATCGTCTCGTTGAGGATCACGACGAAGGTGGCGATCAGGAGGATCAGGATGACGGCCCGGTCATGTGGGGCGGGGGTGGGTGCGGTCATGGAGACCTCCTCGGGTGAGAGCGAAGCCGGGCGGGGAACCAGACCTGAGGGTCAGGGAAAACAGGAAGGTCAGGAGGAGGTCGCCGCTGGGTCTGCCAGCACGTCGTACGAGAGCAGCACCACGCCGCTGGAAAAGGTGCGCGTTTCCCGGAGCGCGAGCCGCGCAGTCAGACCGTCCCCGAACAGGCGGCGGCCCTGACCCACCACGACGGGATGAACGAGGAGGTCAAGCCCGTCAAGGAGGCCAAGGCGCAGCAGCGACTGGATCAGGGTGACGCTCCCGCTGACGTTGATGTTGCGCCCCGGCTGCGCTTTGAGGCGCCCCACTTCTTCCACCATATCGCCGCCCAGCAGCGTGGAGTTCACCCAGTCGGCTTCCGTCAGGGTGCCTGATACCACGTACTTGGAGATGCCGTTCATCATGGCGGCGGCAGGGTCACCCCTGGGCGCGTTTGCAAAAGCGGCGCGAAAGCCCTGGTACGTCGCGCGGCCCAGCAGCAGGGCGTCGGCCTGGGCCCCGGACTCCCCGATGTACTGCCCTATTTCAGGCACGAAGTACGGCATGGACCAGCCTGCCGCCGCAAAGTCATCGGCGGGGCCGGGCCCCTCCACCACACCGTCGAGCGACATAAACAGACCGGCAATGATTTTCCTCATGGTGTCCTCCCTGACAGCCAGGAACACGGGAAAGCCGTCCGGACCACCATGAGGCCGCCCAGCGCACAAAACCCGTAATCCTTTCGCTGAATTTAGTGTAGGACATAACAGTCCTAAATTGCAACTGCTTACTCAGTTTTTTGTACCAAGTTCGGTAGACTGGGGCATGGCGTCCAAGCGTTCCTACGAAGACGGTTGCGCCGCCGCGCACGCCCTTGACCTGATCGGCGAGCGCTGGGCGCTGCTGGTGGTGCGCGAGTTGTTGCTGGGGCCGAGGCGCTTCACGGACCTGCGCGCGGCGCTCCCGGGCATCAGCCCCAATGTGCTGACGCAGCGGCTGGTGGACCTGGAGGAAACGGGCGTGTTGCGCCGCCGCCATCTTCCAGCCCCGGCGGCGTCCTGGGTCTACGAACTGACCTCCTGGGGATACGAACTCGAACCCGTCCTGCAGCAGCTGGGCCGCTGGGGCGTGCGCTCCCCGGTGCGGCCTCAGGGGCACCCCATCAGCCTCGCCACGCTGATCACGGCGTTGAAGACCATGTTCCAGTCACCGGGTGGAGAGCTGAAGGCCACGCTGGAGCTGAGGATGGGGCGCGATACCTTTACCGTCCGCCTGGAAGATGGGCAGATTGCGGTGGAGCCCGGAGAGGCCCGGCATCCCAGTGCCGTGCTGACGGGAGACGTCCCCACGCTGGGTGGCCTGATCTTCGGGGGGCAGCCCCTGCAGGCAGCCGAAGCGGAGGGCCGCGTTGCAGTGGAGGGGGACCGCGCCCTCGCCGAGCACTTCCTTCGCCTCTTTCCCCTGCCAGGGCCAGTGGTGCTGTCCGGCGTGGCCTCCTGAGCGCCGCCTACACCAGCGTTAGGGGATGGCGGTTCATGTCCTTGTAGAGGAGGTACTTGCTCCAGGTTTTGCCGAGGGCGCCGTACCACTGGGGGCAGTGGGCCGCCATCCAGATGACGTCCCCCGTGGTGACGGGCAAGAAGCGCTCGCCCAACCGGTAGATGCCTTCTCCCTCGAGCATCAGCAGGCCGTGCTCCATGTAGTGAATCTCGACGTAGGGCAGCGTGGCGCCCGGCGCGTAGCTCATGGTGCTCACCATGAAGTCGAACCTGGGCTCGTCCGGCAGCAGCTTGCGTGCGATCAGCCCGGCGTCCCCCTCGAACGCCGTGCCCTCCACCCGGCGTTCGTTGCCCAGGAAAAGGCGGGGCGCGGGCAGGTTCCCCTCGGCGGGTTGAAAGCGCTTCTCGAAGACGGAGAGGCGGGCGGGGACCGCCGCGTGCAGCGTATGGCTGAGCCCTGCGGGCAGGTAGGCGTAGTCGGACTCGCCCAGCGTGTGCCGCTCGCCCTCCGCGCGGAGTTCCACCTCGCCCTCCAGAACGAACACGAAGCGCTGGATGCCTGCCGGCGCGGCGCTCGCCTGCGCGCCTGCGCCCAACTCGGCCGTGAACTGGGTAAAGCGTGCCCCCAGGCCAATCACAGGAGCGATGTGGACGATGCAGGCCGCCCCTTCCCACCCGGCCATGGGCGTGCGGACAAATGTTTCGGGCGTGAGTAGCGCGAATTCGGGCGAGACGACGCTGCGGGTGAGGCCGAGGTGCTGGAGGGTCAAGGGGAGGGTTCCTTTCGGGAGAAGGGGGCAGCGAGCAGTGGGCGGAGATCCGCTTTCAGCGGTCAGAGGCGAGAAGGGCCTGCGCAGACCTGCGTCAATGGGGACGGCCCGCAGGGAGGGGGTGCGGTGGAGCGGCCTCTACACCTCCGGGCGCACGAATCGTCCCCCCGGCGCTGAGGAAAAGCGTCCATCCCGGTAGACGGTGTGACCGCGCAGGAGGGTGCGCTGGACGTGTCCGAGGAAGGTCTGTCCGAGGTAAGGGCTGGACTTCCAGCGGGTGTGCAGATCCTCGGGCGTGTGGGTCCAGACGGCTCCGAGGTCCACCAGGACCAGATCGGCGTCGTTGCCCGGTTGCAGCCCCCCCTTGCCCTGCAGCGCAAACCGGCGGGCCGGATTGGCCGAGAGCAGGCTGGAGAGCAGCGGCAGGCCCAGTCCTCGCTTGCGGCCTTCGGTCAGCAAGGCGGCGAGGGTGGACTGCACCCCGGCAATCCCTCCCCAGACCTCGAAGAAGTCGTCGCGGGCTTTGAGGTCTGGCGTGCTCGGCGAGTGGTCCGAACCGATGGTGTTGATCTCGCCCGCCCGGATGGAAGCCCACAGGGCTTCCACCTCTGCTCTGCCGCGCAGGGGGGGCGCACACTTGAGCACCGCACCCAGGCGTTCCATGTCCTCCCCGGTAAAACAGAGGTAGTGCGGGCAGGTCTCCACGCTCACATTCACTCCCCGCCGCCTGGCTTCCACCGCGAGCGTGACGGCCCGCCCGGTGCTCAGGTGAACGAGGTGCAGCGCCGCGCCCGTCTCTTCGGCCAGCAAGAGGGCCCGTCCCACCGCTTCCACCTCCGCGATCGCCGGGCGGCTTTGCAGATAGTCCCCCACCTCCCGTCCGCCTGCCGCCCGAATCCGCGCCCCCAGCCTCGCCGTGATGGTCTCGCTCTCGGCGTGCACGGCCACCACGCGGCCCAGTGCCTGGGCCGCGTGCATCCCTTCATACAGCGTCAGGTCATCGGCGGCCGCAAACTCCGCCAGGCCGCTGTCACTCATAAACGCCTTAAAGCCCACCACCCCCGCTTCAGCCAGTTCGGGCAGGTGCTCCAGATTGTGGGGCGTCAAGCCCCCCCACAGGGCGAAGTCCGCGTAGCACGCCCCCTCGGCGGCCTGCCGTTTGGCCCCGAACGTCTCGCGGTTGAGTACCGGAGGCGAACTGTTCAGCGGCATGTCGGCAAAGGTCGTTCCACCTCCGGCGACGAGGGCACGGCTGCCGGTGGACACGCCCTCCCACTCGCTCCGGCCAGGTTCGTTGAAGTGCACGTGAACGTCCACCACACCCGGAAAGACGTGCAGTCCTGCAGCGTCGATCTCCGCCCGGGCCGAACCCTCGAGTTCCGGGGCGAGGGCAACGATGCGGCCGTCCTCCACGGCGAGGTCTGCACACACCACCCCCTGCTCACCGATCAGCTGCCCCCCGCGGATCAGGAGGTCATACATCAGCGCCCCTCCTCTCGCTCGGCCAGCAGGGTCAGAAAGCGGACACCCACGCGCAGGGCCGCTTCGACGTCCTCCGCGAGGACAGTTTCGTCGGGGTGGTGGCTGATGCCGCCCGGACTGCGCACAAAGAGCATCGTCGACGGCCACACCGTCCCGGTCACCATGGCGTCGTGCCCCGCTCCGCTGACCAGCGTCGACCCCCCGTGCCCCTCCGCCTCCAACGCTTCCCCCAATAGCCCCGTCAGCACCCCGTCCATCGGCGTCGCCGAAACCTCCATCCTCACCTCCTGCTTCAAGCTCAGGTGGCGGGCGGCGGCGATTCTTCCCGCCGTCTCCAGCAACTCGGTCTGTGCCCGGCGCCGCACCTCGTCCTCCGCGTGACGCACATCAAGGGTGAAGTGGGCCGCGCCGGGGATCACGTTGCTTGCGCCGGGCCGGGCCTCAATGAATCCCACTGTGGCGACGAGACCGGGCGTCTGCCGCGCCTGCGTCTCGGCAGCAAGGATGAACTCGGCCGCTCCCGTCAGGGCGTCGCGGCGCAGATGCATTGGGGTGGTGCCCGCGTGGTTGGCCTTGCCCGTGAAGGCCAGGTTGAACCGCGACTGTCCCGCCACGGCACTGACCGCTCCCAGGGCGCGGCCATCGGCCTCCAGCACAGGCCCCTGCTCGATATGGAATTCCAGGTAGCCCAGGACCTCGCCCCGCAACCTCGCCTCCGACAGGGCCGACACGTCCAGGCCGTAGTCGCCGATGGCCTGACGAACCGTGACCCCCGCGGCGTCCGTCAATTCCAGGAGGGGCTCCGCCGTGCCCACCAGCGCCCGGCTGCCCAGAAACGGCACACCGAAGCGCACACCCTCCTCCTCGCTGAAGCCCACCACATGCAGGTGATAGGGCACCGCCAAGTCTCCCAGCGCTTCCAGCAGCCCCAAACCCAGCACCACGCCCAGGGGGCCGTCGTAGGCCCCGGCGTTGGGCACCGTGTCCAGGTGCGAGGCGATCAGGAGGGTGCGGGCCTCCAGGTCAGCGCTGTGCCGGACTGCGTGCCAGTTGCCCGCCGCGTCGATGGACGTTTCCAGCCCCAGGGCGGCAGCCCAGCCCTCCAGCTGCGAGTGAACGTCGCGCATGGGGGGCGAGAGGAAGAGGCGGGTCAGTTGGCCCGGTTCCTGGGTGAAGGTGGCGAGGGTGTGGCAGCGGACGAGGGCCTGTTCGGCCAGCGAGGCGAAGTCGGTCTCAGTGAAGTTGGTCATGCGGAATCGGCCTCCTGAAGAGCCTGGGCCACGGTGGGAAAGAAGGGCGCAATGGCTGGGGCCAGCACCAACGAACGCAGCAGCCGGGCCGCCACCTCACTGGGGTTTGCCTCCTCCTGCAGCAGCGCCCCAAATCGCTCCGACGTCAGCACGTCTCCCGAATCCAGGAGAACGCCTTGACGGAGCCAGTGCCAGAGCAGCGTGCGGGCGAGTTCCGCGGTGGCGGTGTCTTCCACGCGGCCCTTGCGCACGATCACGCCCCGGCCACCCAGCCACGCCCGGAAATAGTCCGTGGCCATCGCGGTGGCCTCCCGCACCTCCACCTCCGACACCTGCCCGGCCTCGGGAAAGCCCAGCAGTGCGGCCGCCACCTCCGCCTCGGACCGCTCAGGAATCGGCGTGACGGGCGGCGGGTTTTCGAACACTTCCCGCACGGTCGCAATGAGTTCGGGCAGTCCCGCCCAGGCGGCAACGTACCCCCACGAGGCCTCCCGCTCCTTGTCGGCGCGCACCACGGCCAGCGCCGGTGCTGGGTGCTGCGCGTCCGGCGCCAGGGCCGCCGTTCCTCCGATGGCCTGCGCGCCCCTGCGCGCACAGATGCGGGCGAGGTGCTGCTCGTAGGCCTGCATGGCGGGTTGGCCCATATGCAGCGCCGAACGGGGAGGCAGGCACGCGCCCGATGTCCGACTCCGCCATTTGATGGCGCTGAAGACGTAGTCCCAGCGTCCGGCATTGAGACCGAAAGCGCGCTCCCGCAAGGCGTAGAGGAGTTCTTCGGCGTAGAAAGCACCGGGAAGGGTTTCGATCTGGAGGCAGACCCGGATGCTGTTGGGGGGACGTGCGGTGAGGCGTTCGAGTTCGGCCAGCAGGTCATTCCAGAACACGGCCTCCATGGGGAATTCGAGCTTGGGAATGTAGATGCACAGGAACGCGCGTTCGGGCAAGGCGCCGACAAAGGCCGACACGTCCTCGATGCTGGCGCTGCCCCCGCCCCCGGAGCGCATGTAGAGGGGTCGGGGCCGGAGCATGGGGAGGGGACCGTCCACAGCGGCCAACGCGGCGAGGTTCGCCTGTCCCCGCCGCACATTTTCGGGTGTGGGCGAGAAGGTGTCGTCGAAGTCGAAGATCAGGGCGTCGGGCCCGGCCGCCAACGCCGCCTCCAACGCCACGCTGTCACTCGCCTCCACCAACTGCTCCACCTTCCTCCGCTCCAACGCCGGTGGCATGGAGGCCACCTGCCAGTCGCCCGCCCGAATAAGGGCGGTGGAGGGGTCAAAGCCCGGCGTCCAGGTGGGTCGGACACGCAGAGCAGCCCAGCGTTCGGCGAACAAGGGTTGAAGGGTCTGTGCCAGCGTGGAGGGGGGCAGGGGGGAAGCGGTCAGGTAAAGTTCTCCCTTCGGAAGCGGGTGGAGGATTCAGACCCCGAAGATACCGCCTGTCTCCTCCCGCCTGGGTCAGGGGAACCGGAACGGAGCCGCAAATTGACAAGGGCGCGCGGCCTTCCGTAGCCTGACCCCCACGTCAAACGCTGGATGTGCCGCCGGGTGCGTCCCTCCCCTACCTCCCAGGAGGCTCCACCATGACCACTCCCCTACCTGCTGGCCTGTCCCTCTCCGTTGCCCTTCAGGAGGAATACACGCGCGTTCTGACGCCCGGTGCCCTCGCCTTCATCGCGGAGCTGCACAGGCGCTTTAACGCGGGGCGTGTGGAATTGCTGGCACGGCGGGAAGCGGAGCAGGCGCGGCTGGACGCGGGAGCGTTGCCCGACTTTTTGCCTGAGACTTCAAGCATTCGGACGGGGGAGTGGAAGATCGCCCCGTTGCCCCCGGAGTTGCAAGACCGGCGGGTAGAAATCACGGGACCCGTGGACCGCAAGATGGTCATCAACGCCCTGAACAGCGGCGCAAAAATCTTCATGGCCGACTTCGAAGACGCCACGAGCCCGAGTTGGGACAACGTGATGCAGGGGCAGCTGAACCTGATGGACGCCGTGAGGCGCACCATCTCGTTGGAAGGGGGCGGCAAGCAGTACCGCCTGAACGAGACGGTGGCGACGCTGCTCGTGCGTCCCCGTGGACTGCATCTGCCCGAAAAGCACCTCACCGTTGACGGTGAGGCGATCAGCGGCGCGCTGTTCGACTTCGGGCTGTACGCCTACCACAACACCCACGAACGCTTGCGTCAGGGGCTGGGCACCCACTTCTACCTGCCCAAGCTCGAATCGCACCTCGAGGCGCGGTGGTGGAACGAGGTCTTTGCCTTTACTGAGCAGACGCTGGGCGTCCCCGTAGGGACGCTACGCGCCACCGTGCTGATCGAGACCATCCTCGCGGCCTTTGAGATGCACGAGATCCTGTACGAGTTGCGTGAACACGCCGCCGGGCTGAACTGTGGGCGCTGGGACTACATCTTCTCCTACATCAAGAAGCTGCGCAGCTTCGATGACCGCATCCTCCCCGACCGGGCGCAGGTGACCATGAGCACGCCGATGATGCGCAACTACAGCAGGTTGGCGATTCAGACCTGCCACAAACGGGGGGCAGCAGCGGTCGGGGGAATGAGCGCCTTTATCCCTGTCAAAAATGACCCCGTGGCCAATGAGCGCGCCTTTGCTCAAGTCCGCGCCGACAAGGAGCGGGAAGCGGGCGACGGACACGACGGCACCTGGGTGGCCCATCCCGGCATGGTCCAACTCGCCACTGAGGTCTTTGATCGCCTCATGCCCACCCCTAACCAGATCGCCAGCTCCAAGCAGCAAGACCTCCTGGTCTCGGCCGCCGAGCTCCTTACCCCACCCAGCGGTACCATCACTGAACAGGGTGTGCGGACGAACATCAACGTGGGCATTCAATACCTGGCCGCGTGGCTGGAGGGGCGGGGGGCAGTGCCAATCCACAACCTGATGGAAGACGCCGCCACCGCCGAGATTTCCCGGGCCCAGCTCTGGCAGTGGGCACACCACGGCGTGAGGCTGACAGACGGACAGCCTCTAACGCCTAAGCGGCTGGACGCCCTGTTCAGTGAGGAACTGGCGTCCCTGGGACCGGATTTCGCTCAGGCGGGAGCGCTGTTCCATGAGGTGGCGACCCGCTCACCACTGGCCGAGTTTCTGACCCTGTCCGCTTATGAGCAGCTGGACTGACGGCAGCGCACGAGAAGCAGCAGGTCAGCAAGACCACCGGAAGAATGCACCAGGGTGATGGACGGCCCAGCAGCCGCTCCGCCCCGTCCATCAGGCGGCACACGGTATACAGCGCCAGCATCACGAGGACGAAGCCCGGTTCGCGTGTCCGCGCCCCCATTCCCAACCAGAAGCTCAGTGGGCCGGGGTTGCGGTACACCGCCGAGTTCACGCCTGAAGGAGTCCGCCACCTCACCGCAAGTCAGCGCTTCCCGGCCCATCGGCTCGTCGACCTACTCCGCGCTCCTCCGTGATGGCGAGCGCCGCCACAGCAGCGATATCACGCATGTCCACGAAGCTGGTCCGTCCATGATTGCCGGGAACCAGAATCTTCCGCAATCTCCTGACGGTACGTCGTGGAGAGGTTTTGCATAAAGAAGCTGGACTCCAGCATGTATAGGGTATACCGGTGGCCCTCAGGTGCTTCTCGGTCTTCGCGGGATGCATCATGTAGAACAAAAATAAATGAGCAAATTGGGAGTGCGATAAATAGACCTCTTGCGAAAGTCACGATCGGCAGGCTTGGGTGAGGTTGCACAGCGCTGCGATGAGCTGAACCCGGAGTGCAAACCGACGCC
This is a stretch of genomic DNA from Deinococcus hopiensis KR-140. It encodes these proteins:
- a CDS encoding dihydrofolate reductase family protein is translated as MRKIIAGLFMSLDGVVEGPGPADDFAAAGWSMPYFVPEIGQYIGESGAQADALLLGRATYQGFRAAFANAPRGDPAAAMMNGISKYVVSGTLTEADWVNSTLLGGDMVEEVGRLKAQPGRNINVSGSVTLIQSLLRLGLLDGLDLLVHPVVVGQGRRLFGDGLTARLALRETRTFSSGVVLLSYDVLADPAATSS
- a CDS encoding MDR family MFS transporter, which encodes MTAPTPAPHDRAVILILLIATFVVILNETIMNVALPRLMTDLHVAANTVQWLSTAFMLTMSVVIPTTGFLLQRLSTRTVFFVAMTLFSVGTLLAGVAPGFGVLLAARIVQASGTAIMVPLLMTTVLTLVPPERRGAVMGNISIVISVAPAIGPTLSGLILQLLSWRAMFLFVLPIALAALAYGARTLQNVGEGQRITLDLTSVPLSALGFGGIVYGLSQASGPGGFGSPAVVWPLAVSALSLALFTWRQRHLERSGAPLLDLRAFRFPMFTLGVLLMMIAMMALFGGAILLPIYLQNIRGLSSLQTGLLLLPGGLLMGLLAPSVGRLYDRRGPRGLVLTGTALMTAVLWGLGGITADTPVWALLGLHLVLSVGLALLFTPVFTSSLGPLPMHLYSHGSAILSTLQQVAGAAGTALLVTQMTARSADLLREGSAPLLAQTAGLQSAFHVAAAISVLSIALALFLRRAEQEHGGEPGAGGSGAGAERPQPV
- the allE gene encoding (S)-ureidoglycine aminohydrolase, translating into MTLQHLGLTRSVVSPEFALLTPETFVRTPMAGWEGAACIVHIAPVIGLGARFTQFTAELGAGAQASAAPAGIQRFVFVLEGEVELRAEGERHTLGESDYAYLPAGLSHTLHAAVPARLSVFEKRFQPAEGNLPAPRLFLGNERRVEGTAFEGDAGLIARKLLPDEPRFDFMVSTMSYAPGATLPYVEIHYMEHGLLMLEGEGIYRLGERFLPVTTGDVIWMAAHCPQWYGALGKTWSKYLLYKDMNRHPLTLV
- a CDS encoding malate synthase A, giving the protein MFAERWAALRVRPTWTPGFDPSTALIRAGDWQVASMPPALERRKVEQLVEASDSVALEAALAAGPDALIFDFDDTFSPTPENVRRGQANLAALAAVDGPLPMLRPRPLYMRSGGGGSASIEDVSAFVGALPERAFLCIYIPKLEFPMEAVFWNDLLAELERLTARPPNSIRVCLQIETLPGAFYAEELLYALRERAFGLNAGRWDYVFSAIKWRSRTSGACLPPRSALHMGQPAMQAYEQHLARICARRGAQAIGGTAALAPDAQHPAPALAVVRADKEREASWGYVAAWAGLPELIATVREVFENPPPVTPIPERSEAEVAAALLGFPEAGQVSEVEVREATAMATDYFRAWLGGRGVIVRKGRVEDTATAELARTLLWHWLRQGVLLDSGDVLTSERFGALLQEEANPSEVAARLLRSLVLAPAIAPFFPTVAQALQEADSA
- a CDS encoding winged helix-turn-helix transcriptional regulator; translated protein: MASKRSYEDGCAAAHALDLIGERWALLVVRELLLGPRRFTDLRAALPGISPNVLTQRLVDLEETGVLRRRHLPAPAASWVYELTSWGYELEPVLQQLGRWGVRSPVRPQGHPISLATLITALKTMFQSPGGELKATLELRMGRDTFTVRLEDGQIAVEPGEARHPSAVLTGDVPTLGGLIFGGQPLQAAEAEGRVAVEGDRALAEHFLRLFPLPGPVVLSGVAS
- a CDS encoding allantoinase — its product is MYDLLIRGGQLIGEQGVVCADLAVEDGRIVALAPELEGSARAEIDAAGLHVFPGVVDVHVHFNEPGRSEWEGVSTGSRALVAGGGTTFADMPLNSSPPVLNRETFGAKRQAAEGACYADFALWGGLTPHNLEHLPELAEAGVVGFKAFMSDSGLAEFAAADDLTLYEGMHAAQALGRVVAVHAESETITARLGARIRAAGGREVGDYLQSRPAIAEVEAVGRALLLAEETGAALHLVHLSTGRAVTLAVEARRRGVNVSVETCPHYLCFTGEDMERLGAVLKCAPPLRGRAEVEALWASIRAGEINTIGSDHSPSTPDLKARDDFFEVWGGIAGVQSTLAALLTEGRKRGLGLPLLSSLLSANPARRFALQGKGGLQPGNDADLVLVDLGAVWTHTPEDLHTRWKSSPYLGQTFLGHVQRTLLRGHTVYRDGRFSSAPGGRFVRPEV
- a CDS encoding allantoate amidohydrolase gives rise to the protein MTNFTETDFASLAEQALVRCHTLATFTQEPGQLTRLFLSPPMRDVHSQLEGWAAALGLETSIDAAGNWHAVRHSADLEARTLLIASHLDTVPNAGAYDGPLGVVLGLGLLEALGDLAVPYHLHVVGFSEEEGVRFGVPFLGSRALVGTAEPLLELTDAAGVTVRQAIGDYGLDVSALSEARLRGEVLGYLEFHIEQGPVLEADGRALGAVSAVAGQSRFNLAFTGKANHAGTTPMHLRRDALTGAAEFILAAETQARQTPGLVATVGFIEARPGASNVIPGAAHFTLDVRHAEDEVRRRAQTELLETAGRIAAARHLSLKQEVRMEVSATPMDGVLTGLLGEALEAEGHGGSTLVSGAGHDAMVTGTVWPSTMLFVRSPGGISHHPDETVLAEDVEAALRVGVRFLTLLAEREEGR
- the aceB gene encoding malate synthase A, translated to MTTPLPAGLSLSVALQEEYTRVLTPGALAFIAELHRRFNAGRVELLARREAEQARLDAGALPDFLPETSSIRTGEWKIAPLPPELQDRRVEITGPVDRKMVINALNSGAKIFMADFEDATSPSWDNVMQGQLNLMDAVRRTISLEGGGKQYRLNETVATLLVRPRGLHLPEKHLTVDGEAISGALFDFGLYAYHNTHERLRQGLGTHFYLPKLESHLEARWWNEVFAFTEQTLGVPVGTLRATVLIETILAAFEMHEILYELREHAAGLNCGRWDYIFSYIKKLRSFDDRILPDRAQVTMSTPMMRNYSRLAIQTCHKRGAAAVGGMSAFIPVKNDPVANERAFAQVRADKEREAGDGHDGTWVAHPGMVQLATEVFDRLMPTPNQIASSKQQDLLVSAAELLTPPSGTITEQGVRTNINVGIQYLAAWLEGRGAVPIHNLMEDAATAEISRAQLWQWAHHGVRLTDGQPLTPKRLDALFSEELASLGPDFAQAGALFHEVATRSPLAEFLTLSAYEQLD